The window CCATCGCCTCGGCGGCTGCGCTTTTCTGCGGCGGCGCGCTGGCTGCCTACCCGGAGAAATCGATCACGATCGTGGTGCCGACCGCGGCCGGCGGCGCCAACGACGCCATGGCGCGAGTCATCGGCCAGGCGATGTCGGCGGCGCTCAAGCAGCCGGTGGTGATCGACAACAAGGCAGGTGCCAATGGCGCGATCGCCAGCGAGTTCGTCATGCGCGCCCCGCCGGACGGCTACACGCTGATGCTGGGCTATGTCGCCACGCATGCAATGAATCCTGCCTTGCAGAAGTTGCGCTACGACCCGGTGAAGGACTTCGAGCCCGTCGGCATGGTTGGAACTTCCGCGACACTGATGGTCGTCCATCCGTCGGTGAAGGCGAACAATGCCAAGGATCTCGTCGCGGCGCTGAAGGCCGCGCCCGACAAGACCAGCTATGCGTCTGCCGGCAACGGGACGGCGCCGCATTTCGCCGCGGAAATGTTCAAGCTGTCGACGGGCACCAGCATGCTTCATGTTCCGTACAAGGGGTCCGCGCCCGCCATCACCGACACCATCGGGGGCCAGACCCAGGTCATGTTCCCGAGCCTCTTCACTGCCATTCCCTACGTGAGGGGCGGCAAGCTCAAGGCGATCGGCGTGGCAGGCAGCAAGCGTTCGCCGCTGATGCCGGAGGTCCCGACGCTCAAGGAGCAAGGCATCGACAACGTGGACGTCTCGCAGTGGTACGGCATCTTCGCGCCTGCCAAGACGCCCAGACACGTGACCGAGCAACTCAACAAGGTCCTCAACCAGGCCCTGGCCGACAAGAGCGTGGTCAAGAAACTGGAGGACCACGGTGCCGAGGTGGAGATCATGGCGCCCGAGCAGATGCGCACGTATGTCCAACAGGAGCAGGTCAAGTGGAAGAAGGTGGTCCAGGCAGCAAAACTGACGGCCGACTGAGATGAGCAGGACCCTCCCTTGCGTGCTGATGCGTGCGGGTACCTCGCGCGGCCCTTTTTTCCTGCGGGAGTGGCTGCCCGAGGGTGACGAGGAGCGCGACCAGGCGCTGATCGGTGCGATCGGCGCCTCCGATCCGCTGCAACTCGACGGCGTGGGCGGCGGCAGCACCCTCAACAGCAAGGTCGCCATCGTCTCCCGCTCGAAGGAGCCTGGTTGCGACCTGGACTACCTGTTCGCACAGGTGGGAGTCGGCCACCGATCCGTCGACACCCGTCCGAATTGCGGGAACATGCTGTCGGGCGTCGCGCCCTTCGCGATAGAGCAGGGCCTGGTCGCGGCGCAGGACGGGGTCACGCGGGTGCGCGTCTTCAACGTCAACACCCAATCGCGCATCGACGTCACGGTCAGGACGCCCGGCAGGCGCGTCACCTACGAAGGAGATGCGCGCATCGACGGTGTGGCCGGTACCGCCGCACCGATCCTCCTCAACTTCCTGGACGCATGGGGCGCCGTGACCGGCAGGGTCTTTCCGACCGGCCGGCGCATCGACACGATCGACGGCGTCGAGGTGACCTGCATCGATGCGGCGATGCCGCTCATGATCGTGCGCGCGCGGGACCTCGGCGTGACCGGCTCCGAAAAGCCCGCGGCGCTGGACTCCAATGCGGCGCTGCTGGAGCGGCTTGAGGGCTTGCGTCTGCAGGCTGGCTTGCTGATGGGGCTGGGGGATGTCTCCGCCAGTGTCATTCCCAAGCCGGTGCTGGTCAGCGCGGGCAACTCGCCCGAAAGCATCACCTCGCGCTACTTCACCCCGCACCGCTGCCATGCTTCGCATGCGGTCACCGGCGCCATCGGCGTTCTCAGCGCCTTTGCGCTTCCGGGCACGGTCGCCAGCGGCGCCGCGGCGCGTGAGCCGGGCCGCCACGACCTGGTGCTGCTGCATCCGGCCGGGCAGATCGACGTGGAGGTCGAACTCGACGGCCGGGCCGAGCAGGCGACCGTGAAGGCGGCTGCACTGGTGCGTACCGCTCGAAAGATCATGCAGGGCGAAATGCAGTTGCCCGACTATGTCTTCACCCGACCCGATGCCGTTGCGCCCATGGTGGCCAGCTTCCCGCGCAAACCGATCACTGTCATCGTGCCCACCCGGGCAGGGGGAGGCAACGACACGATGGCCAGGATCATCGCTGCCGAGCTGAAGCCCTTGCTCGGCCAGGAGGTCCTCGTGGACAACCGTGCCGGCGCGAACGGTGCCATCGCGAGCGAGTACGTCGCCAAGGCGGAACCGGACGGCCACACCCTCATGTTCGGGTACGTGGGCACCCACGCCATGAACCCGGCATTGCAGAAGCTGGGCTACCACCCGCTCAACGATTTCGAGCCCGTCGGATTGATCGGATCGTCCCCGACCCTGATGGTCGCCAACCGGCACGCGGGCTTCGACGACGTCCGCGGCCTCCTGCAGCGTCTGCGCAGCAGGCCAGGCAGCATCCGTTACGCATCGGCGGGTGACGGTACGCCGCCGCACTTTGCCGCGGAACTGTTTCAGCTCAACACGGGCACGAAGATGGAAGGCAGAACCTACGAAGGCGCAGCGCCTGCCATCGTGGACACTCTCGACGGCCGCTCGCAGGTGATGTTTCCCAGCCTGTTCACAGCGCATCCCTTCATCCTCGACGGTCGGCTGCGTGCCCTGGCCGTTGCCGGATCAGCGCGTCTCGCCGCGTTGCCCGCGGTGCCTGTGCTGTCGGAATCAGGCATCCGGGAAGTCGACGTGTCCCAGTGGTATGGGCTGTTTGCGCCCGCAAGCACCCCGCCCGCCGTCATTGCGCAGCTCAACCGCGCCCTGAACCAGGTTCTTGCCAACCCGCAAGTGGCCGCCCGGTTCGAGCGCCAAGGCGCGAGCGTCGAGGCCGGGCCTCCCTCTGCGCTTGGAGATCGCGTACGGCACGAACTGCATCGCTGGCAGGCCGTGGTGGCCGAGGCCGGGCTGGCGCCGCAAGACATCCGCCTGCTTGCCGCGGAGTGATCGTCCCCGCGGCCTCAGCCGTGCGTGCGCGACCAGTCGATCAACGCGTCGCTGAACTGCTTGGCTGCCGGCGACAGGGAGCGTCCGGTGTGAAGCACCAGCACCACTTCGCGCTGGATCGTCGGGCGGTGGATCGGCCGCAGTTGCAAGTGCAGCGCCTCAGCCAGCGGCTGCATCGAGCTGGTGAGGATGCC is drawn from Variovorax sp. PBS-H4 and contains these coding sequences:
- a CDS encoding Bug family tripartite tricarboxylate transporter substrate binding protein — its product is MPLHRAPVLCAIASAAALFCGGALAAYPEKSITIVVPTAAGGANDAMARVIGQAMSAALKQPVVIDNKAGANGAIASEFVMRAPPDGYTLMLGYVATHAMNPALQKLRYDPVKDFEPVGMVGTSATLMVVHPSVKANNAKDLVAALKAAPDKTSYASAGNGTAPHFAAEMFKLSTGTSMLHVPYKGSAPAITDTIGGQTQVMFPSLFTAIPYVRGGKLKAIGVAGSKRSPLMPEVPTLKEQGIDNVDVSQWYGIFAPAKTPRHVTEQLNKVLNQALADKSVVKKLEDHGAEVEIMAPEQMRTYVQQEQVKWKKVVQAAKLTAD
- a CDS encoding 4-oxalomesaconate tautomerase → MSRTLPCVLMRAGTSRGPFFLREWLPEGDEERDQALIGAIGASDPLQLDGVGGGSTLNSKVAIVSRSKEPGCDLDYLFAQVGVGHRSVDTRPNCGNMLSGVAPFAIEQGLVAAQDGVTRVRVFNVNTQSRIDVTVRTPGRRVTYEGDARIDGVAGTAAPILLNFLDAWGAVTGRVFPTGRRIDTIDGVEVTCIDAAMPLMIVRARDLGVTGSEKPAALDSNAALLERLEGLRLQAGLLMGLGDVSASVIPKPVLVSAGNSPESITSRYFTPHRCHASHAVTGAIGVLSAFALPGTVASGAAAREPGRHDLVLLHPAGQIDVEVELDGRAEQATVKAAALVRTARKIMQGEMQLPDYVFTRPDAVAPMVASFPRKPITVIVPTRAGGGNDTMARIIAAELKPLLGQEVLVDNRAGANGAIASEYVAKAEPDGHTLMFGYVGTHAMNPALQKLGYHPLNDFEPVGLIGSSPTLMVANRHAGFDDVRGLLQRLRSRPGSIRYASAGDGTPPHFAAELFQLNTGTKMEGRTYEGAAPAIVDTLDGRSQVMFPSLFTAHPFILDGRLRALAVAGSARLAALPAVPVLSESGIREVDVSQWYGLFAPASTPPAVIAQLNRALNQVLANPQVAARFERQGASVEAGPPSALGDRVRHELHRWQAVVAEAGLAPQDIRLLAAE